The Thermobifida halotolerans sequence AAGTCGTCGATCTCGGGCCGGTACTCCGCCAGGCCGCCACGCACCACCGGTTCCACGTAGGGGACCGGGAGTACGGCGTAGTCGAGCACGGCGAGCAGTTCCTCGGGATCCACGTGCTTGGTGGTCAGGCCTGCTCGCAGCACGTTGTCGGAGGTGGCCATCACCTCCACCGCGACCCCGCTCAGGTAGGCGTGCACGTTCCCGGCGGGCAGGAACAGCGCCTCACCCGGGGCGAGCACCACGTGGTTCAGCAGCAGCGCCGCCACCGCTCCCGGGTCCCCGGGGTAGCGTTCGGCGAGGTCGAGCACTGCCCGAAGGTGGCCTGCGGGGGACTCGACGCGCTTGGCCAACTCCTCGGTCGTCTCGGTGACGAGCGGAGCGCGGTCCTCGGCGGGCAGGGTCAGCAGTCGGGTCATCGCCGCGCGCAGTGCCTCGCTGGGGTCGGGAGCGGCAAGGTCGCCCTGGAGCGCCCGGGCGAGTGGGGTGGTGAGTTCGGCGAGGTCGGCCGCTGCCTCGGCGGGGGCGCGGAATCCGCACAGCGCCTCGAACTCCCCCAGCGCCATGACCAGTTCCGGTTTGTGGTTGGTGTCCTTGTAGTTGCGGTGCGGGGCGTCCACGGGTACTCCCGCGGCCTCCTCGGCTGCGAACCCGGCCTGGGCGCGTTCCTTGCAGGGATGCGCCTGCAACGACAGCGGCTGTTCCACCGCGAGGAACTTGAGCAGGAAGGGCAGCCGTGCACCGAAGCTCTCGGCGACGTTCGCACCGAGGGCCGCGACCGGATCGGCGGCGATCGCGGCGTCGAGTCCGATCGGGTCCGAAGCACCGTCGATTCTGCTGGGGGCGCTGGGGTGGGCGCCCAGCCACAGTTCGGCCTGGGGCTGCCCGTCCGGCTCGGTTCCGAGCAGCCGGGGGATCTCGGTCGTCGATCCCCACGCGTATCGCCGAACGTGGTTGGCGAGTCGCCACATGGTCAGGTCCCTCCGTGAGGCGGAACAGCACGCCCTCGAACTCGGTCCACCGGAGCGCGGTAGCCGCCACGCTAACCCCAACAGCAGGGGGAAAACCGTGATCAGAGAGGCGTTCCCCCCGAATTTCGTACTCGCGCCGGAAAGATTTAACTCCCTGGTAGGGAATTCGTAGGGTAGGCCAGGATCTGCACCGGTCTGCTACTTCTGTCCCCTCAAGGGGCTTGATAGGGGTTTTAGGCCTCGCGGGTTAGGTTCGCGTTCCACCGGTGTGGTCTGCGGGTGATTTCGCCCCCCGAGCCGCACGCATATCCGAACCCATTCCCGTATCGGACGGGCGAACTTCTGGAGACAGCACACGTGTCCACAACTGTGCGATCGGCCATCTCTCACGCCCGGTACAGCGTACTCATGGCAGGCGGTCTGCTACTCACCGCTGCCGGCTGCTCTTCGGAGCCGGAGGGCAACTCCGGAGCGACACCGACCGCCGACCCCGTCGACGTGGTGGTCACCCCCGACGACGGCGCCGCCGAGGTACGTCCTGACCTGCCGGTCACCGTCGAGGTGTCAGGTGGCACGATCACCGAGGTCGAGGTGGAACGCACCGACCTCGACGAGTCCGCCGAACCGCCGGAGGAGAGCGACGCCGTCACCGGAACACTGAACGAGGAGGGGACCGAGTGGGTCAGCGACTGGACGCTGCCGCCCGGCGGCGACTTCACCGTGAGAGCGGTCGTCGAGGACCAGGCGGGTGAGGCCACCGAGGTGACCAGTTCCTTCTCCACCCTGGAGGCGGTCGAGGGCCGGCGGTTGGAGTTGGAGTCGAACTTTCCGGTCAGTGGTGACGTGGTCGGTGTGGGCATGCCGATCATCGTCAACTTCGACCTTCCGGTGCAGAACAAGGCGGCGGTCGAGGCGGCGATGGAGGTCGTCTCGGACAAGCCCGCCCAGGGGGCCTGGAACTGGTTCGGCGACCGGACGGCGGTGTTTCGCACCGAGGAGTACTGGGAGCCGTACCAGGAGGTGACCGTCAACATGCGCCTCGCCGGGGTGCAGGCCTCCGAGGGTGTCTACGGCATCGAGAACTACCAGTTGAACTTCGAGGTCGGCCGGTCCCAGATCAGCGAGATCGACAACGACACCCACCGCATGGTCGTCACCCGCGACGGGGAGCAGATCCAGGACTTTCCCATCAGCAACGGCGACGGCAGCACCCGGGCCTACACCACCACCACGGGCGTCCACCTGACGATGCTCAAGTTCGAGAGCATGGTCATGGACTCGGCCACCGTCGGCGTCCCCGAGGGGCACCCCGACTACTACCGCCTGGACGTCGACTACGCCGTCCAGATCTCCAGCAGCGGCGAGTTCACCCACGCGGCTCCGTGGAACACGGACCTCGGTGTGGCCAACCGCAGCCACGGCTGCACCAACATGAGCACCGAGGACGCCAGGTGGTTCTACGAGAACTCCTCCATGGGCGACCCGGTGATCATCACCGGCACCGACCGTGAACTGGAGGTCGACAACGGCTGGGGCTACTGGCAGCGCTCCTGGGACGAGTGGCTGTCCCACAGCACGCTCGGCGAGGCGGACCGGACCGACGAGCCCGGCTCTCCCGGGTCCCCGCACGGCACGGCCTGACCAGGAGGCGACCGTCCGTTTCGGGGAGCCTCCCGGAGCGGGTACGGGCGCCCCTGATCCGTCCCCCGCCTCCCGTCCGGCAGTTCCAGTCGCGGAGGGCCGGTGGGGAGGCCGGGATCACGGGCACAGCCTGTCGAGGGAGACCGGCTCCTCACCGACCTGGCGGCCGGGACTGTCGGGTGACGGCTCGGGGCGGTCGGAGTCGGCGGTGTCCCCGTCGTCGACGTCGCGTATCGCCTCGTCGACCAGTTCCCGGATTCTCGCCCAGTCGGGATTGGCGGTGGTGACCTGCGGCGGGGACAGTTGCAGGGTCCGCATCCGCGCATCGGAGACCTGCTCGGCCAGGTCGACCAGGGCGGGCAGTCGCGACTGGGGAACGTCGCTGTCGAGGGTGCGCTGGGCGGCGTCGGCGAGCTCCTCGAAGCTCCGCAGCACGGTCATGGGCTCGGCCTGCTCCGCGACGTACTTCAGCAGGCAGCCCTGGCGTCCCATGCGGGTGTAGTCGTCGCTGCCCAGACGGCTTCGGCCGTACCACAGCGCTTCCTGTCCGCTGATGCGCCGCTCCCCCGACTCCAGCAGGCCCTCGCCTCTGCGGCCGTAGCGGATGGGGTCCTCGATGGGGACGACGACTCCGCCGATGGCGTCGATGAGGTCCGCGAATCCGCGGAGGTCGACCAGGGCGTAGTAGTCGATCGGCAACCCGATCGCCTCGCCGATGACCCGCTTCAGGGTGTCCGCGGCCGGGTCCGCGGCCTCGGGGTCGATGGCCAGTTCCTCCGGGGCCTCGGCCACCGTCTGGTAGACCTGGTTGAGCAGGTCGTCGAATCCACCCGGAGGAGGGTAGCGCTCCGCCAGTTCGGTGCCTTCTGGAAACGGCACGTTCTCCAGATTGCGGGGCAGCCCGATCAGAACCGTGTCGCCGCTGTCGATCTCAATACTGGCCGCGATCATGGTGTCGGTACGCATTCCGTAGCGGTTGTGTCCCGCGTCTCCGCCGAGCAGCAGCACGTTGATCCGCGTACGCCCCTGCCACGGATCAACCTCCTCCTGCGTGTCCCGTGGTGCCGCCTCCGCCGGGGCGAACACCTCGGACAGGGTGGCGCGGGCGGTGACGGCCGTGCGCACGACCAGTACGGAGGGGAGAACGATCGCCGCGCACAGGACGATCAGCAGTACCGTGCCCGCGACCCGCGTTTCCCGTCCAGCGGGCCGCGGCCGGGTGAGCTGCCAGGAGCGCACGACAACTCCCAGCCACAGCAGGGTCAGGGCGATGGCGACGGCCGAGGCGGCCTCCACCCAGTACGGCTGTGTGACCATCCAGGCCTGCCAGGCCAGGTCGTCGTGCAGTGTCCGTACCGCGGCCACCGCGGCGGCCGCGGACAGCAGGAAGCATCCGAGAATGCCCGCACCGGTGACACGTCGCCCGGCCCGTAGGTGGGCGATGCCGGGCAGCAGGACCGCGCCGGCGGTCCACAGTGCCGCGCGCACGGTCTCTCCGCGTCGTCTCCGTCTACCACCCTCCGCTGGATATGCCATGGTCAACCACCCCCACGCGTCCGTTGGAGACTGACTACCGAGAAGTACGGCGACCACTCGGGAACCTGCCGCCCATTTTTGGGCGAGTTGCCGAACTTCGGGGGTGATGCGGCGGTTGGTGTGCGGTGTCCGGCCGTTTCGGAGCCGTGCCCGGTTCCCTCGCCCGTCGGGGTGGAAGCGGCCCGCTGCTGCCCCGTGGTCAGGTCCTGATGAGCATGGCGACCCCGACGAGGTAGACCACGAGGATCGCGATTCCCTCGAAACCGATGCCCCTGCTCTGCCGCCGGATGAGCCCGGCGGCGACCAGCAGGTTCAGGATGATTCCCACGCCGACGACGAGGACGACTTCCGGGCCCATGGCGGAGTAGATCGTCCCTTCCCGGTAGACGATGTCGGAGACGGTCAGGAACAACATGTCGAAGCCGTTGCCGCCGATGATGTCGCCGATCGCCAGGTGCAGTGCGCGGATGCGTACCGCGTAGAGCACGGTGACCAGTTCCGGCAGCGAGGTGATGGTCCCGGTGACG is a genomic window containing:
- the manA gene encoding mannose-6-phosphate isomerase, class I, which translates into the protein MWRLANHVRRYAWGSTTEIPRLLGTEPDGQPQAELWLGAHPSAPSRIDGASDPIGLDAAIAADPVAALGANVAESFGARLPFLLKFLAVEQPLSLQAHPCKERAQAGFAAEEAAGVPVDAPHRNYKDTNHKPELVMALGEFEALCGFRAPAEAAADLAELTTPLARALQGDLAAPDPSEALRAAMTRLLTLPAEDRAPLVTETTEELAKRVESPAGHLRAVLDLAERYPGDPGAVAALLLNHVVLAPGEALFLPAGNVHAYLSGVAVEVMATSDNVLRAGLTTKHVDPEELLAVLDYAVLPVPYVEPVVRGGLAEYRPEIDDFALVVAEPGEKAVWLPGGPAIALVLDGTVELHAPSGANLALARGESAFLSAETGSALVSGRGRVVVATVARTSATKARTVERQDSRWSDVHPILDAVNPR
- a CDS encoding L,D-transpeptidase, with protein sequence MAGGLLLTAAGCSSEPEGNSGATPTADPVDVVVTPDDGAAEVRPDLPVTVEVSGGTITEVEVERTDLDESAEPPEESDAVTGTLNEEGTEWVSDWTLPPGGDFTVRAVVEDQAGEATEVTSSFSTLEAVEGRRLELESNFPVSGDVVGVGMPIIVNFDLPVQNKAAVEAAMEVVSDKPAQGAWNWFGDRTAVFRTEEYWEPYQEVTVNMRLAGVQASEGVYGIENYQLNFEVGRSQISEIDNDTHRMVVTRDGEQIQDFPISNGDGSTRAYTTTTGVHLTMLKFESMVMDSATVGVPEGHPDYYRLDVDYAVQISSSGEFTHAAPWNTDLGVANRSHGCTNMSTEDARWFYENSSMGDPVIITGTDRELEVDNGWGYWQRSWDEWLSHSTLGEADRTDEPGSPGSPHGTA
- a CDS encoding LCP family protein — its product is MAYPAEGGRRRRRGETVRAALWTAGAVLLPGIAHLRAGRRVTGAGILGCFLLSAAAAVAAVRTLHDDLAWQAWMVTQPYWVEAASAVAIALTLLWLGVVVRSWQLTRPRPAGRETRVAGTVLLIVLCAAIVLPSVLVVRTAVTARATLSEVFAPAEAAPRDTQEEVDPWQGRTRINVLLLGGDAGHNRYGMRTDTMIAASIEIDSGDTVLIGLPRNLENVPFPEGTELAERYPPPGGFDDLLNQVYQTVAEAPEELAIDPEAADPAADTLKRVIGEAIGLPIDYYALVDLRGFADLIDAIGGVVVPIEDPIRYGRRGEGLLESGERRISGQEALWYGRSRLGSDDYTRMGRQGCLLKYVAEQAEPMTVLRSFEELADAAQRTLDSDVPQSRLPALVDLAEQVSDARMRTLQLSPPQVTTANPDWARIRELVDEAIRDVDDGDTADSDRPEPSPDSPGRQVGEEPVSLDRLCP